The proteins below come from a single Mya arenaria isolate MELC-2E11 chromosome 8, ASM2691426v1 genomic window:
- the LOC128244974 gene encoding thiol S-methyltransferase METTL7B-like: MSAEDAVVQNFLIYKIGSAVVIASAMWLFRKRIKYHTQQRMFAWFMDRVTNRMNRGLYKYKTEVFQYVHKHKRDVNHDLKVLEVGAGTAANLQFLPDNTSLTCLDPNPHFVGYIKSNLKKNDKVVEAEIVTGFAENMPFEDKQFDVVICTLVLCSVKDVDDCLKEIKRVLVKGGIFVSVEHVADKEKSLTWYVQGIANPFHRWLGDGCEARRNTRNNIEKAGFSEVVLENIRPKSLPFWIRPCIMGYARK; the protein is encoded by the exons ATGTCGGCCGAAGATGCAGTTGTGCAAAATTTTCTGATTTACAAGATAGGTTCTGCTGTTGTCATAGCTAGTGCAATGTGGCTCTTTCGGAAGAGAATAAAATACCACACACAACAGCGCATGTTCGCATGGTTTATGGATAGAGTTACCAATCGGATGAACAGGggattatataaatacaaaactgaaGTTTTTCAGTACGTGCACAAACATAAACGGGACGTCAATCATGATTTGAAAGTTTTAGAAGTAGGCGCAGGGACTGCAGCAAATCTCCAGTTTTTACCTGACAACACATCTCTAACATGCTTAGATCCGAATCCTCACTTTGTTGGCTACATTAAGAGTAATCTgaagaaaaatgacaaagttgttgAGGCAGAAATTGTGACTGGGTTTGCAGAAAACATGCCTTTTGAGGACAAACAATTTGATGTTGTAATCTGCACCTTGGTTCTTTGCTCAGTGAAAGATGTTGATGATTGTCTCAAAGAAATTAAAAGGGTTTTAGTAAAG GGGGGAATCTTTGTCAGTGTGGAACATGTCGCAGATAAGGAGAAGTCTTTGACCTGGTATGTTCAAGGAATCGCCAACCCTTTCCACAGATGGCTTGGAGATGGATGTGAGGCCAGAAGAAACACGAGGAACAATATAGAGAAGGCTGGCTTCAGTGAAGTTGTCCTTGAAAACATAAGGCCAAAGTCCTTGCCATTTTGGATACGACCATGCATCATGGGATATGCAAGGAAATAA